One window from the genome of Pungitius pungitius chromosome 14, fPunPun2.1, whole genome shotgun sequence encodes:
- the pax9 gene encoding paired box protein Pax-9: MEPAFGEVNQLGGVFVNGRPLPNAIRLRIVELAQLGIRPCDISRQLRVSHGCVSKILARYNETGSILPGAIGGSKPRVTTPTVVKHIRTYKQRDPGIFAWEIRDRLLADGVCDKFNLPSVSSISRILRNKIGNLSQQSQYESGKQAPHHPPQPTIPYNHLYSYPTSKVPTPPGMPTIPGHMAMHRIWPSSHSVTDILGIRSITEQQNAEWLAHSEQLCHSTQHPSLPPSHHPSVTLHGVQRHHVGLCDRSHMAAGQWQCSISPQL, from the exons ATGG AGCCAGCCTTCGGTGAGGTGAACCAACTCGGCGGTGTTTTCGTGAACGGCAGGCCGCTGCCAAACGCGATCCGGCTCAGGATAGTAGAGCTGGCCCAGCTCGGGATTCGACCCTGTGACATCAGCAGGCAGCTACGCGTCTCCCATGGCTGCGTCAGCAAGATCCTGGCCCGCTACAACGAGACCGGCTCCATCCTCCCGGGGGCCATCGGGGGCAGCAAGCCGCGGGTCACCACGCCCACGGTGGTCAAGCACATACGGACATACAAGCAGAGAGACCCGGGGATTTTTGCCTGGGAGATCCGGGACAGGCTACTCGCCGACGGGGTTTGCGATAAATTCAACCTCCCCTCCGTCAGCTCCATCAGTCGGATCCTCCGAAACAAGATCGGGAATCTGTCCCAGCAGAGTCAATATGAGTCGGGCAAGCAGGCACCTCACCACCCGCCCCAACCAACGATACCCTACAACCACTTGTACTCATACCCGACGTCCAAAGTGCCAACTCCCCCTGGCATGCCCACCATTCCTGGACACATGGCCATGCACAGGATATGGCCCTCCTCGCACTCTGTGACAGATATTCTGGGGATACGGTCTATTACAGAGCAACAAA ACGCTGAATGGCTTGCCCACAGTGAGCAGCTATGCCACAGCACCCAGCATCCCTCCCTACCACCCTCCCACCACCCGAGTGTCACCCTGCACGGGGTACAGCGCCACCACGTCGGCCTGTGCGACCGGTCCCACATGGCAGCCGGTCAGTGGCAGTGCTCCATCTCCCCACAACTGTGA